Part of the Lolium rigidum isolate FL_2022 chromosome 6, APGP_CSIRO_Lrig_0.1, whole genome shotgun sequence genome, TCTAGCCATCTCAGTCTCTCGGGGTTGGACTTTGCGACAGCTTGATGTCAAGAATGCGTTttttcatggtgttctggaagaggaagtctaTATGAGACAGCCACCTGGTTATGAAGACAGGGGGAAAACAAACTATGTCTGCAAACTTGACAAAGCACTGTATGGACTGaaacaagctccacgtgcttggtactcCAGGTTGAGTTCGAAGTTGGTGTCACTTGGTTTTCAATCATCTAAGTCTGACACTTCTTTGTTTATATACCGCAAGTCTGGGGTTACTATTTTCATGcttatctatgttgatgatatcattgtgGCTAGTTCTTCTCAGCAAGCAACAGATGCTCTTCTTCGAGATTTAAGCAAGGATTTTGCATTAAAAGACCTAGGTGATCTTCATTACTTCTTGGGTATGGAAGTACACAAAGTTGATGATGGTATAGTCCTGAATCAAGCCAAGTATGCTCAGGATATTTTAGCCCGGGTTGGTATGAAGGACTGCACTGGTTGTCCTACACCGTTATCTTCATCAGAGAAAATAACTGCACATGAAGGTAGCTTGCTTGGTCCTGAAGATATTACAAGTTACAGAAGTATGGTTGGTGCTCTGCAGTACTTAACTCTTACAAGGCCAGATATTTCTTATGCAGTGAATAAGGtctgtcagtatcttcatgcacCTACTACTGTTCATTGGACTGCTGCCAAGAGAATTCTGAGATATGTTAAAAGTACTCTGCGCATTGGACTTACTTTTATGAGATCCTCATCCACACTTGTTAGTGCTTTTTCTGATGCTGACTGGGCCGGCTGTGTTGATGACCGCCGTTCTACTGGAGGTTTTGCAGTTTTCTATGGCCCTAATCTGATTTCTTGGAGTGCAAAGAAACAGGCTACAGTCTCTAGGTCAAGTACAGAAGCTGAGTATAAGTCAGTGGCCAATGCAACTGCAGAAATGATATGGGTACAGTCTCTTCTCAAGGAATTGGGAGTGAAGCTTCGACAGACACCAATattgtggtgtgataatcttggtgcTACATACTTGTtagcaaatccagtgtttcaCGCCAGAGccaagcacattgagatagattTTCACTTTGTTCGAGAACGAGTGTTGAAAAAGCAACTAGAAGTTAGATTTGTTCCTTCTGAGGATCAGGTTGCAGATGGCTTCACAAAGCCACTCCCTGTTAGAAATTTCTTAGAGTTTAGACATAATCTCAACTTAGTgagttgtgattaagggagggtgttaaacAACGTGTGCAACACGTTGTGTTGGACATAGAGTCCGGTTCCAATACCTCATGTAATCCTCCTATATATACATATGAAATAAACCAAACTCGGTCATCCGAGTAGTCTCAAATCTACCTGATCTTACACGTCGGACAGCACGTCACGCACGCCCGCCCAAGACACCCCGAGCAAAAGCCTCGGCGACGACAAGGGCTGAGGTCGGCATCTACGAGCGCCTGCGCGTAATCCATGTCACGCGGTCGTCGGCTCGTCGCGAGCGAGGCCAATCGCTGTCGTCGGCTGGCTCTGCTATGTGTGTGAATTGGGCGTcgggcagaggaagaagaaggttggGAGGGAGAAGAAGGCAGGGGAAATTTGGGGGAATTTATTTGGGTCGCGGACCTTCTTTTCTGCCCTGAGCTGTGGGCCGTAGGCACTGGGCTGGCCATGGGCCGTAATTTCCGCAAGGTTGCTCAAAATAATAAAAACGGTTTACTTTTGCTTATCTTGTAAAGCGTTCTTTTAAGTCATCGCCACGACTGCTCAAAAAAAAGTCATCGCCACGACATGTTAGGAAAAGGAAGTCATTGGCACGACCATTTTACCTATGTGACACATGTTCATCTCTAGCAACTATAGGATGGTTCACTAAAACGGCTAGCATTGAGATAGACGTATTTGCTATTTCTCGGTCTACTGAGTAAAAAAAAAATAGATGTACTGAGTAATTTTGATAATATAGCAATATGATCGCGTCTTTTTTTGTACTGTACAACTTTTACGATCTGCgaatttattttttgatttgTACATCTAAACATATGTACTTACATGGTATAAATTATTATAGTTTAACCCTCTATTAATGATTTGTGACGATGTTTGACTCAATTATTTTTGTGTGCCACATTTTTACCGCAAAGTTTTACCTCATCAAACCATTTTCCTGCAATTCCTAGCTGCTAGGCTTATATGGACACGGCAAACACATAGAACGCGTTTGGTGGGCTGCATGTAATTTGCACATGGGATATGCATGTAATTTACCTCAGGGATACACACCCCTTGGTTCAAAAGGACTCGTGGGCATCGAGATCACAACATTAGTAGAGGTTCTTGACATCATAACACTAGTAGTAGTACTGCCAACTATACATAATACCATGCCGTAAGACAACGACGATATCACTCATGGATCAGCTCCCCTAGCTCTGCGCAAGTGATCTACTTATGGATGTTGGTGATAGCCGTGAAGCGCTTGATCCTGAAGCCATGGGAGCGACCTGCAACGCAAGGAGGTCGAAGGCCCTGATTTTCACGTAGAAGCGGTAAGGCTCGTCCCCCACGGGGTGGTGGCCAGTCCTCGGagcacgggcggcggcgggcttGGCCTCCATCTCATCAAAAAGATGATGTTGATGTGGACTCACCGGCCTGAGGACCACCTCCATCTGGCGGATGTAGTCGGCAAAGCCCTCTGGTGGGATGATGGACCTCCTACACAGCGTGGACCAATCCACCTGCTTCGAGTCCTTTGCCAAGGACAAACGATCAAAAATTGTACATGTCCTAAATGTTGAACCAATGCTACAAGTAAACTCGTAGAAGAACAATGTAATGCAATGCAATGCATGACAACAAGGATGTGTCCTATAGGTAGATCAAGTTCAATGTGATGCAAATTTGTAGTCGAAAAACAATattcatgttcagatctgaacagCTCTGAATAACCGCAACtccaaagaagaagaggaggaaaaaaCACATACCTCAGGTGGGGTCGTAGGGGTCGACGTGGCATGCGCCGCCGACGGTCCCGCCGATGAGGGCGAAACTTAAGAGGCGGTGTCGCGGGCTTGGAAGAGGAAGCACCAGGATCACCAAATCATGGCGGCGCCAGCGTGGAAGAGGAAGCACCAGGAGCACCAGGCAGGCCGAATCCCGCGACGAGAGATGAAGGGGAAAATGGGAGCCCCTACGAAGGGGAAATATTTATACTCACTGTTTCAGATGAATATTCCTAGATTCTGGTTGCCCCTGACACTCTCACCCTTTAAACCAAACAGATGGTAACCATTTTTAGTGGCAATACCTAACCACTTGAGGATATCCCCTAAATCAAACAtctccttagggcatctccatcgGTCCAACGCAAACAAAGCGACGCGGGGCTGTTTTGGTCCGTGTGGACAGGAGGACAGGAAAACCCAGCTAAATGCAATGCAACAGACTGACATGTCCACGGTTACCCATTTTCTGCCCAAATTTGGGCAGCTAATGTATCAGTGAAGACAAAGTGTAGACAGCACGTGTGTCCTTCCGCTGCTGCGCCCGTTTCGCCTTCTCCGGGTGCGCTGGCCACTGCGATGCCATCAATGGCCCGCTTCGACTTCAGCGGTTGCGCCATGTCTATGTTGCAGCTATGGTGAAGTTCGTCGCCGACGGATATGAGCAGATCGGATTCGAGAGGCGGATGACTCCTTTTGTCCCAATGCGAAAGTTGAAGCTTTCGATCATTAGGACGATCCCCCGGTTGAAGTTCACGAACTCCGGGAGAAGGGGGTGGGTGTGGAAGAAAACTGACGGAGCCAAAAATGGATCTGGCCACCAACGATCATCGAGTTGTTGCTTGGTGGAAAAGAAACCGCTGAATTCATGACTCCAATGCTCCGATTtcccacatacgataccaattgacAAGAGTTAATCTCGGCAATGTCCATTGTTATGGACTAGGGTTTTTAGGAAAAAGGGGAGCACTAGTGGTTTCGCCGATTAGTCAGACAAACAAAGTATGTGACGTATATTGATGGCGGATAAAGTCATCGGAACACCTACGGTTACAACGATTCTGCTTTAAAACGAATATTGGGTACCCTCCTCGGCGGCTCCTCCTAGATTCCGGAGGCCAACTCGGGTCAGTTACTATCTTCTTCTCTTTTTTGAGCCTGGGTCAGTTACTATCTACAATGTCGGTTTCTCTTTACGGGCTATTACTTATCTATTTTATGTAGTTTCTGGGCTTCAGATGCTCATGGGCTTCGAATACTCATTCCTGAATCCATACCAGGATCAGCTTCTTCCAGTACCCACCGTGGCATGTATGCGATGGAGGACCAGGCCACCAATCAATCACTGATGTGGAAGGAGTGACACATCATAATTAACCGTGTGCTTTGAGATCCTGGCTGCACAAGCTCACCTCATTTAACCGTGCTGCACTGTCCTAAACACAAACTTTATAAAACGTCCCAGTAAACTTATTtcagaaagaaaaggaaaaaagaacggAGTCATACATCAGAGATAAGCGTTCTCATTCAGAATcagcacaaaaaaaaaaaatcagcacaaAAAACATTCAGTAAAGGGCCAGTATTTTTTCATATAAATAAAAAATGACCAGTGACACCCCTTCTCCAATAAATGTGATCACGACCTCCATTCCACTGCCAAAACTTTAAATACAAAAGTTGTACAACATCAGCGGCAGGCTGACATTACAGAGGGTATGCCGGGACAAAAGTAGTAGGCACAGAACTATTATACATGACCAGACCTCGATCCAGTCCCTGTGGCAACTCAACAACACCTTTGCAAAATCACAACCCTAGATCCCAAAAGGGAACATAAAGAATACCTAGTACAATAACAGTACTCCTTTCGCCGGTCCAACTGGATGCAAAAAAGAGCCATACACCACCATATCCACCGGCAGCTGAGTATGTACAAGAGAAGCCTCCGTGGATCTTCAGACAATCTCTGTCAGTCGATATGTCATACTTATAATGCTAGGGAAACAAGTTGGAGAGCTCATACTTTGTGCTGTCCTAGATGAAGCAATATTCACTTTAACTCTACTCCTTGTAGATAATTCTCTTTTGGCATGGTTGTGGGCTCAACCCATCCCTCCAACATAAATCATTTACTTGTGCAGAAAAGGGATAAGATTCCGCAGAGTGAGACTTCAGATAGATCATATCAACAGATATCTGATGAATCTACTATATCCAGGCAAGAGCACCTCGGtcgtttgctgctgctgctgctgcctgcgGACGGCCCCTGGTTGGAGTTGCTGGTCTATTTGCATTCAGCTCCTGAATGCCATTCCATGTGTAGCATAGTTAACAGATGGAACATAGCAATCGAGCTAGTTCAAATAAAGAATAACGTTTGTGAGAAAATAGTGTATTACCTGCATCCATGTATCTTCAATGTGATCTGGTGAGGTCTCAGGTGATGTGATTGCAGGGGGCAAAGGATGAATTAGTTTTGGAACAACGACAAGATCTCTACCCAAAACCAAGATTGCACCAGCATTATTGGCAGTACCTGCATTTGAGCGGTGTCAATCGATCAAAAATCAAGCCAACATGTTAAACTACACCATGTCAAATCATATTCTCACCGCAATAATTTGTTGCAGAGAAAAGAGTGATCAGGTGGCCTTGAGCAAATCGCTCAAAACCATCCATCACGCACTCATGCGCTCGTACAATTAACTGAAGGTCGTTGTTGTTGCAAAACTCCATAACACGATCAGGCTGTGTCAACAACATGTGTTAGGCTTCAGAAAATCGAAGGGTCCAAAGGAAAGAGAAGGTGAGCTCATCAACATAGGGAGTAGGGAGCACTAACCCCAAATGTAACAAGACcaggcccccgagcatttggtctTAATCCTTCAACACTATCGTTCTCTGTTGGATCAGACCTGTAAACATCACAACAAGATCATGGGCATCAAATAAAAATATTCCAGCTAAGGGTATAGATCAGTGGGGGCTGTTGCAATGCAGACCATAGGAGATCCATGAGGACAACAGAGCCTGCTTCCATGGTAATTGGTCTTTGAAGATTCTCGATTTGTTCTACATGGTTGATTGACCGACCGATGCCACCATGCATACAGATGATTTTCTTTTCTATCAGCGCAGCCAAAGGAAGCCAATTAAATAACCTATTCATACGATGCCATGTCCAGATGCCATCTCGCTCACCCTATTGTTTCAGCAAAGAACACACATGTAAGAAAAGAAAGCTGGTCTTCAACGAAATGCAATATACACAACAAAAATTACCATTCGCTCTATACACTCTATTCGGAAGCCAAACAAAGCATTAATATCTGCAGCCTCATGATTTCCACGAATTAAATGTACGTTTTGGGGATATTCAACCTGAAATGTTTAGTTGCTTAGATATTAAAATTCAAATAAATGACATAAAAACAAGAGTTTTGCACGAAGGTAAGTTAAGATACCTTCaaagcaagaagaagggacatagTTTCTAAACTATGCTGGCCACGATCCACATAATCACCCAAGAAGAGATAATCGATATACCTGTAGATTGAGACAAGACTAAGCAAGCCAATGATGACTAAAGTAACGCCAAAAATATTCAATATGTAGGGACAGGATTAATGGTATATTCAACAGGCTTAGGGACAGCTCAATATTTATTAGAGATATAGGGAGAAGAGAGAAATATACTTGTTTTGCAGTGAAGTATGAAACTGAATGGGGTTAAGTATCTAAAGATAATACACTAAGACAATATTTTGTGACAATACACTAAGTATTCGAACACTTTTTGGTGTATAGATACATCGGAATTTACAAAAATCTGCAACATCCTTTTCTGGACGGATGGAGTAATACATATGGCATCAGAATTTGTTGTGTGGTTTTTGCATATTCAAAAATAACCATAACTGAAGATAAGTATCACTTTTATTCACTCAAACAAGAACTTACGCAATGTCTCCTGCTGTTGAAGGAGCACCATACTCATCAAACAATCGCATAAGGTCACCAAATTGACCATGTAAATCACCAAATATTTTAATGGGAGCTTTAAGTTGCAGAACACTTGGTTCGCTTGAAAATATTCTCTCGGCACTATCACACAAATCTGCAATCTCGTTGCAGTCCAAGAAGAACTGTCTTCGCACGGGAGGCTTCCAACCTCGAGGTTTTAACAGAGCTGCAATTACCTGGATAAGTATAGACAGAACACGGAGTAATTAAGTAGTTGCCAAGAACAGTAAGTAGGCTAGTACTTCCTCTATATCACAGCCAATGGAGCACTGAATTTCTAAATTACTAAGGCTCATTATCATTACCATAGCAGTTGAGTTACCAGATTTCTATATATTTTATACATGCATGAAAACTTTACATCAATGAACATAAGCAGTTTTGTTTTGACTGACCATACTTTCCATATGAAAAGTACCTTTTTAGGAACACTATTAATGGACATCTGGCGGTCAAGCAACTTTCTTGCAGCAGTGGCATTCTCAGGGGTGCCATAGCTGACCCTTCTTCCTTCATTCTCAAACTGGTCAATTGAAAGCTGTCTTACCATGCCACCTAAGGCACCTCCAGTTTCTGCAGCCACCACCACCtgtaagaagaaaaaaaagcatGTCACCCAGTGTGATGCAAAAGTACTTTTATCAAAGCACTGCACAATATATCAGTAAATTGACCTAGAATAAGATAAACTGCCAAACAGAACAACGAACTACAAATGATACAACAAATTGCAGCATACAGCCTACTCAGTACTCACAGCTCTATGGTGCAACCGAACCCCAGGTGGAGGTGTCATGTTGTTCGAAAGAGCTGTGTCTGGTTTGATGAGGCTTGAATGTTTGCTGCTTGATGTCGAATCTGGAGACTGTTCCTTGTCAGACAGCTCTTCTGCGTCACCATTAACCTGCCTAGCCTTTACAGCGGCTAAAGTAGCACTGATTGCTTCCGCCTCTGCTGCTGAAGCTTCAACCAAGTAATCAACACCTTTGTTTGATCTCCTGTGACAAATTAATTTCAGAACAAAAATCACTGTGAAATAATAATTATACAACTAAAATAAAGTCGCTACTGAAAAAACACAAGAACACATTTATGAAACAAATAGTGTACCTCTGACCCTGCACGGCGTTCTCAGGACTAATATCAGTATACATGTCCCCGTTGAGAGGAGGGGCAACTGGGGTTCCAAGAACAACAGATCCATCAGCAGCTGATTCAGGAGCTGCTTGTCTTGTACGTTCGTCATTGTAAGCATATCTTCCAGGTGCTCTTCCAGCTTGTGTGTCAGTGGCTGCTGCACTGGCCGCCGCGTGATTAGCAGCAGTTGTCGTTTCGGCAGctgcaagatcttcagcaacaagaAGATCATCTAGCAGTACACCTATAATGGTAATCCCATCTTGTTAGCACAAAATAAGCAAAGGTGATATCCATAAAATGAAATTATAAATACGACAAATCATACTCAATAAACAAATCTAAATGGATTGTATCCAACTAAAAAGCATATAATTACTGTAGACGATTAAAGATGTTTTTAGTGTGCTTCAGAAAAAGGAACAAAGGATTATTACAATACTACGGTACTTACATGAACTACCAACAAAATCAACCTCAGACACAAAAGAAGATATTTGTGTGACAGTCAGCATTTAGTGAGAGGTCATTCCTAATGTACTACCAGTAAAGGACTAGATGGGTAGTGCATATCCTTTACAAGTTAGCTCATGAGACAAAAATGACACAATGAGATAGATCAAAATGAATGTCAATTTGTTCGGAAATTACATCCTGGAGGCAAACCACAGCATCCGTTAACCATACCATTACTTGATAACTCACAAGAACAGACGCTAATACCTTAAACATCATTCACAAAGAACATGTTCATCCTAGAATACCAAATGACCAAGAAGGTGTGGAAAATATACATTTGTAAGCTAAGTAATCATCCCTAATGGAAATACTACGTGAAGGATGATCATCTTATTTGATCTCGATGAATTTGAAATGATATATGGCATGGCGAGTTGTGTGttcataaataaaataaaataaaaacaaatagactCTGGAAGTATAAAAGGAGGCATGAAGACCCAGCAAAGTCAAAGCTTGGCACGTATGCAGGAAATCTACATGCTGTAATGATAAATGGATAGTTCTTGGTTAATTTGCAACATCACGGATCAACGATAAAATATAGTAACAAGTCACCTAAAGGTAGCAAAAGGTGGGGAACTTGAGGTATCAGATTCATAAAACAGTATGACAAAAACGCATGTTTCTATGGACAATTATTAGCTCACCTCCCCGCAAACCTCCATAAATGAATATTAAATCGCCAACAGCAGCTGCTGCATGCCTACAACGTCGTGTAAGTTCAACAGCAGCATCACCTCCTGCTGCATCTGCACTATATCTTCCTGTTCTGGGAGTTGTGACAACTGACTTTGTGTCGCACCAAACTCCGGCAGCCGTGTCCAGCACTGAGATCAGGTAGAATGGTACACGTTATTCAAATTTGCAGGACTCAAATCGTAATTCTTGTAGACAACGGAAGTAGTCAAAGTGCCTAAGCCACTAACTATGGTGCTGATGCAGCTTCAAATGGCCTAGGCTAATTTCAATGCTGGCAAAAGCAGAAAACTGGCTCATATCAGCACACGTTCATAGGTAATAAGAACGAACTGTAGGAAATATTTTACCATTCGTAAATTTTATACAGATTGACATAATTAGCAAGTGGAGTTTGAGCAATGACTTCAAAATTACAACACTGAAAATAACTACTAACTAGTATTCAGGTATTTTGTACAATTCGGGCTTTTATGCGAAATTTGGATACTAGGAATCCACCAAAAGGAACTCAGAATGCATTTAAGCCAAAAATAAATAAGATTTTTCTGAAAGACATTTCTGCCAATAAGAAGCACAAATTATGAGCTTGGAATGCATGATCTCATCCCAAAA contains:
- the LOC124667845 gene encoding serine/threonine-protein phosphatase BSL2 homolog — encoded protein: MDVDSRMTTESDSDSDATTATALGRGGSGSETSSSSAPSTPGTPTTTPTPASPAAAGTGPRPAPGYTAVNAVIEKKEDGPGCRCGHTLTAVPAVGEEGAPGYVGPRLILFGGATALEGNSATPPSSAGSAGIRLAGATADVHCYDVLSNKWSRLTPLGEPPSPRAAHVATAVGTMVVIQGGIGPAGLSAEDLHVLDLTQQRPRWHRVVVQGPGPGPRYGHVMALVGQRFLLTIGGNDGKRPLADVWALDTAAKPYEWRKLEPEGEGPPPCMYATASARSDGLLLLCGGRDGNSVPLSSAYGLAKHRDGRWEWAIAPGVSPSPRYQHAAVFVNARLHVSGGALGGGRMVEDSSSVAVLDTAAGVWCDTKSVVTTPRTGRYSADAAGGDAAVELTRRCRHAAAAVGDLIFIYGGLRGGVLLDDLLVAEDLAAAETTTAANHAAASAAATDTQAGRAPGRYAYNDERTRQAAPESAADGSVVLGTPVAPPLNGDMYTDISPENAVQGQRRSNKGVDYLVEASAAEAEAISATLAAVKARQVNGDAEELSDKEQSPDSTSSSKHSSLIKPDTALSNNMTPPPGVRLHHRAVVVAAETGGALGGMVRQLSIDQFENEGRRVSYGTPENATAARKLLDRQMSINSVPKKVIAALLKPRGWKPPVRRQFFLDCNEIADLCDSAERIFSSEPSVLQLKAPIKIFGDLHGQFGDLMRLFDEYGAPSTAGDIAYIDYLFLGDYVDRGQHSLETMSLLLALKVEYPQNVHLIRGNHEAADINALFGFRIECIERMGERDGIWTWHRMNRLFNWLPLAALIEKKIICMHGGIGRSINHVEQIENLQRPITMEAGSVVLMDLLWSDPTENDSVEGLRPNARGPGLVTFGPDRVMEFCNNNDLQLIVRAHECVMDGFERFAQGHLITLFSATNYCGTANNAGAILVLGRDLVVVPKLIHPLPPAITSPETSPDHIEDTWMQELNANRPATPTRGRPQAAAAAANDRGALAWI